The region AGGTGGAACAAATGAGTTGGCGGTAAAAGGTTGTCAGGAAATTTTGACCGATGAAGATGCGCAATTTGACTATGTGTGCTGTGCTGTGGGAACCGGCGGAACCATATCGGGAATTATCAACGGTGCGTTGCCACATCAAAAAGTTTTGGGATTTCCTGCCTTAAAAGGGGATTTTTTAAAAGATGAAATTCGTATTTTTGCCCAAAATGAAAATTGGGAGCTAATAACGCAATATCATTTTGGTGGTTATGGGAAGGTGAATCAAGATTTAATTGCCTTTATTAACCAGTTTTATGCTGATCATCAGATTCCTTTAGATCCTATTTATACTGGAAAGATGGTTTTTGGCGTTATGGATTTAATACAAAAAGACTATTTTAGCCCTCATTCAAAGATTTTGTTAATTCATACCGGTGGAATTCAAGGAATCCAAGGCATGAATTTGAAACTAAAAAACAAACAATTACCAACAATAGATATTTATGTTTAAAAAAATACTGCTCCTACTTGTAATTCTGACTATCGTAAGTTGTAATACCACAAAGCCGGCTATTGTGACCACAAAGCTGGTTCCCGGAAAAGTTAAAAAAACCGTATCTCATTCCACTAAAAATAAAGTCAAACCTACAGCTAAGGGAACAGACTCGCGCACCCCAAATAGAGGGGTAGCCGAAGTGATTGAGTCTAGCTCAAGAACAAGTGTTACCAATGA is a window of Flavobacterium acetivorans DNA encoding:
- a CDS encoding 1-aminocyclopropane-1-carboxylate deaminase/D-cysteine desulfhydrase — protein: MNQKLVIEFPNSISVHIKREDLIHPFVSGNKFRKLKYNLLQAKEDKQKTLLTFGGAYSNHIAAVAFAGKEQGFKTIGIIRGDELRDKISENPTLKFAESCGMQFEFVSRETYRSKNDDSFLDDLKRKFGSFYLIPEGGTNELAVKGCQEILTDEDAQFDYVCCAVGTGGTISGIINGALPHQKVLGFPALKGDFLKDEIRIFAQNENWELITQYHFGGYGKVNQDLIAFINQFYADHQIPLDPIYTGKMVFGVMDLIQKDYFSPHSKILLIHTGGIQGIQGMNLKLKNKQLPTIDIYV